AATGTCCGTTGCCGCAACCCTGATTGCTTCTTTACCTGCATCATCAAAGCCAGTCGTGCCAATTATCATCGCCTTACGATATTGACGACAAATGGCTAAATGCGCCAGCGTGCCTTCAGGCCGGGTAAAATCGATCAACACATCAAAATGATCAACTACGTCAGATAAATCATCACTTACTGTGATGTTTAACAACCCCACTCCGGCCAGTTCGCCGGCATCACTCCCCACTAATGTGGATCCGACACGTTCAACAGCAGCCCCCAGCACCACACCTTCAGTGTGAGTAATTGCCTGGATAAGTTGTCGGCCCATACGGCCACCCGCGCCGACAACAGCGATACGAATTGTTGAATCAGTCATACTTCCTCTCATATTGTGTCATCTACCCTGACCAAGGTTCAGATTAGCCGCCCGCTATGGACTCTGCCAGCCTATTTAATCTGTATTAGAAAAAAATGATATACGCGTGCTTTTATCAGTGAAACCACTTAATTCCTTACATACCCGTCATACTTCAAGCTGCATGTGCGTTGGCTGCGTTCAAATCGGTTCCCGACCAATTTGTATCTCTCTTGCCGCCTTCCTGCAACTCGAATTATTTAGGGTAAAATACTCGGAAACACTTCATCTGGCATAGTGCGGTTATTTCGCATATTCATGCAGTTATGGTGAAATATACCCATAAAAAAGCAGCCACTGAGGGCTGCTTTTTAACGCTGAAGCACGATATCAATCAGTCGATCTGTTTTACATCGACACGTAACTCTTTAGGTACTTCGAAAACGATACTCTCTTCACGGCCACTGAGTTCGATAGATCCACCAGCACCAAGAGCTTGCAAGCGTGCGATGACTTGTTGAACCAGAATATCAGGAGCAGATGCGCCAGCAGTAACACCAATACGTGCCGCACCCTGCAACCATAACTCTTGTATATCCGCTGCTGAATCAATTAGATAAGCAGGTTTACCCATCCGCTGTGCCAACTCAGCCAACCGATTAGAGTTAGAGGAGTTTTTCGAGCCAACCACTAAGACAACATCAGCATCATTAGCCAGATTGCGCACCGCTTCCTGCCGGTTGGTCGTGGCATAGCAGATATCATCTTTGCGTGGACCGACAATCTTCGGGAAACGCTGGTGCAAGGCATCGATAATTGCAGAGGTATCATCAACCGACAAAGTCGTCTGTGTCATAAAGCACAGATTGTTCTCATCTTTAACCTGCAAAGCCCATACATCATCAGGTGATTCAACCAGATACATGCCCCCTTGCGGGTTGCTGTATTGCCCCATGGTACCCTCCACTTCCGGGTGACCAGCGTGCCCTATCAAGATGGCTTCTTTACCCTTGCGGCTAGCGCGTGCGACTTCCATATGAACTTTGGTCACCAATGGGCAGGTTGCGTCAAACAGCATCGTCAGCTTGCGCTCACGAGCTTCTGCTCGCACAGCCTGCGACACGCCATGGGCTGAGAAAATCAGAATAGAGCCATCTGGCACTTCTGCTATCTCCTCAATAAAGATAGCACCGCGCTCACGCAAGCTATCAACCACATAACGGTTGTGTACCACTTCATGGCGCACATAAATTGGCGCGCCATACATTTCGATCGCGCGTTCAACAATACTGATAGCCCGATCAACTCCGGCACAAAAACCGCGTGGATTAGCCAGCAATATCTGCATGCATTGCCTCCTGTTGGGGGTCAATCTCCAGCACTTCAATTTCAAAGCTAATGGAATGCCCTGCCAACGGGTGATTGAAATCAACAGTAATAGACTCTTCCGCCACTTCCCGCACCACGCCTGGCATTTCACTGCCATCGCGGGAGGTAAATAGCATAATAGTACCGGCATCTGGCACACCGGTTTGAGCAAAATCACGCTGGGTAAAATACTGAATCAGATCAGGGCTTTCCAAACCAAACGCATCTTCAGGCTGCAAGGTGAAAGCATGTTTATCACCCACTTTCAAACCTATCAACTGCTGCTCAAGTGCATCAGAAAGGCTGTCATCGCCTAAACGAAACAGCGCAGGTTTGCCGTGAATATGTGTTGATTCCGCCGTTGAACCATCTTCCAGTTTCAGAGTGAAGTGCACCAATACGGCGCTCTTGTCTTGTACAAAATGGTCTTGTACTTGATTACCTGGTACACGCTCAGACATCTCATTCACCTTTATTCATGGCCGTTTTTTCAGCAGGGCTTAAAAAACCCTCAAAGATAACCAACGCAGCACCGATACAGATAGCGGTATCGGCGATGTTAAAGGTTGGGAAATGCCAGTTATTGACGTGGAAATCGATAAAATCGATCACCGCACCGTGCACCATGCGATCAAATAAGTTACCTAATGCCCCACCGATAATCAGAGCATAAGCACAATTGAGCAGGCGTTGTTTGGCAGTAGAGCGATACATCAGCACCATGAGTATCACTGAAATACCAATAGCGATGCCCGCAAAGAACCAACGCTGCCAGCCACTTTTATCGGCAAGGAAGCTAAAAGCTGCGCCAAAATTCTGTGCGTAGGTCAGGTTGAAAAAAGGGATCAGCGGCACTGACTCATACAGGGCAAAGTGGGTCATGACCCACTGTTTGCTGCTGAGATCCAAAATAACCACCAATACCGCCAGCCATAACCAGCGCAATCCGGTCGAACAAATAGGTTTACTCATTAGGCGAACTTACGCTCTTCACCGTCTCCGGCAACGTTAGTGACACAGCGGCCGCACAATTCTGCATGCTCCGCCACCAAACCGACATCTTGAGTGTAATGCCAGCAACGCGGGCACTTCTCACCATCAGCCTTATTAAAGGTGATTTTCAACCCGGCAATCAATTCACTTTGCAGCGCATCATCACCCGCATCGGCATAAGGAGCGACTTTTGCGGCAGAGGTCAACAGCACAAAACGTAATTCATCTTGCAAGCTGTTCAACCGCGTAGCCAGTTCAGGCTCAGCGAACAAGGTGACTGCCGCTTCCAATGAACCACCGATATGCTTATCACTACGGGCTTGCTCTAACACCTTGTTGACTTCGCCACGGACTTTTAACAGCTCGGCCCAGAAAGTATCGTTCATACTTTCATCACCCGCCAACCCGAACAGACCGTCATACCACTCTTCAGTGAAGACATACTGTGGACGACTGCCGGGCAGTTGGTTCCAGATCTCATCTGCGGTAAAGGACATAATAGGTGCCATCCAGCGCACCAATGCTTCTGCGATATGGAACAATGCGGTCTGGCAACTGCGGCGGGCAACACTGTCACCTTTCGCGGTGTACTGGCGGTCTTTAATGATATCCAAATAGAAGGATCCCATCTCAACCGAGCAGAACTGCATCAAGCGCTGCACCACCAAGTGGAAATCGTAATTTTCGTACGCTTCCATGATCTCGGCCTGAGCCGCTTGGGCGCGGCCGACTGCCCAACGATCCACTACTACCATCTCTTCCGGTTTCACCTGATGCAGCGCAGGATCAAACCCATTCAGGTTTGCCAGCAGGAAGCGCGCAGTGTTACGGATACGGCGATAAGAGTCAGCAGAGCGTTTGAGGATTTCGTCAGAAACCGCGATCTCACCGGTGTAATCAGTTGATGCCACCCACAGACGCAGAATATCACCACCCAGTTTGTTCATCACATCTTGCGGGCTGATGGTGTTACCGATGGATTTGGACATTTTACGCCCCTGACCATCAACGGTAAAACCGTGGGTCAGCACTTGGCGATAAGGCGCTTTGCCTTTCATCGCGGTTGCAATCATCAGTGAAGACATAAACCAGCCACGGTGTTGGTCAGAACCTTCCAGATACATATCCGGGCTATGACCACCAAACTCAGGGCGCACGTCAACCACCGACGAGTGGGTTGAACCGGAGTCAAACCATACGTCTAAGGTGTCTGGCACTTTGGTGTAATCGGCAGCATCAGCACCCAGGATGTCCGCAGGATCCAGATCCCACCATGCCTGAATACCGTCTTGCTCAACGCGCTTAGCGACTTCTTCCATCAGCTCGGTACTGCGTGGATGTAGTGCTTCAGTCTCTTTGTGCACAAACAGGGACATCGGCACGCCCCAAGTGCGCTGACGCGAGATACACCAGTCCGGGCGGTTTGCCACCATGGTTTCGATACGCGCCTGACCCCAATCCGGGATCCATTGCACGCCTTTAATCTCTTCCAGCGACTGCTTACGCAGGCCTTTCTGATCCATGCTGATAAACCATTGTGGTGTAGCACGGAAGATAATAGGTGTTTTATGACGCCAACAGCACGGGTAGCTGTGAACCAGTTTTTCAACTTTCAGCAGTGCGCCTTTTTCACGCAGCAACTCAACAATCACATCGTTGGCTTTAAAGACGAACATGCCATCCAGACCAGGATACGTCCCCGCCAAATAGCAGCCATTTGGACCAACCGGATTGGCAACTTCCAAACCGTATTTCTGGCCGATAACAAAGTCATCCGGGCCGTGACCAGGTGCAGTGTGAACCGCACCAGTACCGGCATCCAGTGTGACGTGATCGCCTAAAATTGCCGGCACATCAAAGCCCATAAACGGATGATTGAAACGCAGCAGTTCTAAATCAGAACCTTTGCAGCTCCCCAATACCGTCCATTCAGCAATACCTGCGCGCTTCATGACACTTTCAACCAGGTCTTCTGCCAGAATCAGGCATTCGCCATTGACCTGGACAAGTTGGTAAATGTATTCAGCATTCAGTGAAATCGCACGGTTAGCGGGCAAGGTCCACGGAGTTGTCGTCCAGATAACCAGTGAAATCGGGCCGTTAATCGCCGCAACATTAAATTTGGCGCTCACTGCCGCTACATCGACGGCATTAAAGCGCACATCGATAGAAGGTGAGGTTTTATCGTAATATTCAACTTCTGCTTCAGCCAGTGACGAACCGCAATCGGTACACCAATGCACTGGCTTCGCGCCTTTGTGCAGGTGGCCGTTATCAATGATTTTGCTTAATGAACGAATGATATTGGCTTCAGTTTTGAAATCCATCGTCAGATAAGGATGGTCCCAATCGCCCAATACGCCCAGGCGGATGAAGTCTTTCTTCTGGCCTTCAACCTGTTCAGCAGCATATTTACGGCAGGCAGCACGGAACTCTGCGGCACTGACTTTCTCGCCCGGTTTACCAATTAACTGTTCAACTTTTAACTCGATCGGCAAACCATGGCAGTCCCACCCTGGAATATAAGGAGAGTCGTAACCCGCCATTCCTTTCGATTTAACAATAATGTCTTTGAGAATTTTGTTAACAGAGTGACCAATGTGAATGTTGCCGTTCGCATAAGGAGGGCCGTCGTGCAAAATAAAGGTTTTTTTACCTTTCTTGGCCGTACGAATAATCCCGTACAGATCCTGCTCATACCAACGTTTCAGCATGTCAGGTTCACGCTTAGCCAGATCGCCGCGCATCGGGAACCCTGTTTCAGGCAAGTTCAGGGTATTCTTGTAGTCACTCATTAGATTCTCGGTTCCGTTTCGGCTAGAAATATTAAACCGGTGTCTTTAGCCCGAAAAATGTTCGGGCCGTCACCACATCATGGGCGATTTGCTGCTTCAGGGCATCGAGCGAAGCAAAACGCTGTTCGTTGCGCAATTTCGCGCGGAGCACCACGTCAATATGGCACCCATAAAGATCCATAGTTACATCCAGCAGATGAACCTCT
The sequence above is drawn from the Yersinia intermedia genome and encodes:
- the ispH gene encoding 4-hydroxy-3-methylbut-2-enyl diphosphate reductase, with amino-acid sequence MQILLANPRGFCAGVDRAISIVERAIEMYGAPIYVRHEVVHNRYVVDSLRERGAIFIEEIAEVPDGSILIFSAHGVSQAVRAEARERKLTMLFDATCPLVTKVHMEVARASRKGKEAILIGHAGHPEVEGTMGQYSNPQGGMYLVESPDDVWALQVKDENNLCFMTQTTLSVDDTSAIIDALHQRFPKIVGPRKDDICYATTNRQEAVRNLANDADVVLVVGSKNSSNSNRLAELAQRMGKPAYLIDSAADIQELWLQGAARIGVTAGASAPDILVQQVIARLQALGAGGSIELSGREESIVFEVPKELRVDVKQID
- the fkpB gene encoding FKBP-type peptidyl-prolyl cis-trans isomerase — translated: MSERVPGNQVQDHFVQDKSAVLVHFTLKLEDGSTAESTHIHGKPALFRLGDDSLSDALEQQLIGLKVGDKHAFTLQPEDAFGLESPDLIQYFTQRDFAQTGVPDAGTIMLFTSRDGSEMPGVVREVAEESITVDFNHPLAGHSISFEIEVLEIDPQQEAMHADIAG
- the lspA gene encoding signal peptidase II, whose product is MSKPICSTGLRWLWLAVLVVILDLSSKQWVMTHFALYESVPLIPFFNLTYAQNFGAAFSFLADKSGWQRWFFAGIAIGISVILMVLMYRSTAKQRLLNCAYALIIGGALGNLFDRMVHGAVIDFIDFHVNNWHFPTFNIADTAICIGAALVIFEGFLSPAEKTAMNKGE
- the ileS gene encoding isoleucine--tRNA ligase — its product is MSDYKNTLNLPETGFPMRGDLAKREPDMLKRWYEQDLYGIIRTAKKGKKTFILHDGPPYANGNIHIGHSVNKILKDIIVKSKGMAGYDSPYIPGWDCHGLPIELKVEQLIGKPGEKVSAAEFRAACRKYAAEQVEGQKKDFIRLGVLGDWDHPYLTMDFKTEANIIRSLSKIIDNGHLHKGAKPVHWCTDCGSSLAEAEVEYYDKTSPSIDVRFNAVDVAAVSAKFNVAAINGPISLVIWTTTPWTLPANRAISLNAEYIYQLVQVNGECLILAEDLVESVMKRAGIAEWTVLGSCKGSDLELLRFNHPFMGFDVPAILGDHVTLDAGTGAVHTAPGHGPDDFVIGQKYGLEVANPVGPNGCYLAGTYPGLDGMFVFKANDVIVELLREKGALLKVEKLVHSYPCCWRHKTPIIFRATPQWFISMDQKGLRKQSLEEIKGVQWIPDWGQARIETMVANRPDWCISRQRTWGVPMSLFVHKETEALHPRSTELMEEVAKRVEQDGIQAWWDLDPADILGADAADYTKVPDTLDVWFDSGSTHSSVVDVRPEFGGHSPDMYLEGSDQHRGWFMSSLMIATAMKGKAPYRQVLTHGFTVDGQGRKMSKSIGNTISPQDVMNKLGGDILRLWVASTDYTGEIAVSDEILKRSADSYRRIRNTARFLLANLNGFDPALHQVKPEEMVVVDRWAVGRAQAAQAEIMEAYENYDFHLVVQRLMQFCSVEMGSFYLDIIKDRQYTAKGDSVARRSCQTALFHIAEALVRWMAPIMSFTADEIWNQLPGSRPQYVFTEEWYDGLFGLAGDESMNDTFWAELLKVRGEVNKVLEQARSDKHIGGSLEAAVTLFAEPELATRLNSLQDELRFVLLTSAAKVAPYADAGDDALQSELIAGLKITFNKADGEKCPRCWHYTQDVGLVAEHAELCGRCVTNVAGDGEERKFA